One window of the Dreissena polymorpha isolate Duluth1 chromosome 5, UMN_Dpol_1.0, whole genome shotgun sequence genome contains the following:
- the LOC127882384 gene encoding carbonic anhydrase-related protein 10-like → MMILSVFSMITFTSVYGFDSVWTEWWWTYDGFSGPAWWGTKWPICTMGRYQSPIDILPDKLLFDPNLTGVVFSSEKKINGNLTNTGNDITLFVDDVIVPLINATSGPLQYVYHLHHIKLHFGHDEASGSEHTVNGQAFPAEIQLYMFNADLYANYTQAMSSPNGLVAVSIFLEVGKIGNEAYTMISNALTHIPTKGQQHRVHGLPLSVLLPQTKEYITYEGSLTQPQCQETVTWVIFNKPIYITEQQLTQLRNVNKEGGSHLLIFGNIRPSQPMYNRLVRTNINFRPKTKVCSMVKEVFYEVNTVQTRSGR, encoded by the exons ATGATGATATTGTCAGTGTTTTCGATGATCACATTTACTTCCGTATACG GTTTTGATTCAGTTTGGACGGAGTGGTGGTGGACATATGACGGGTTTTCAG GGCCAGCCTGGTGGGGGACCAAGTGGCCGATATGTACGATGGGCAGGTACCAGTCACCCATTGACATCCTGCCAGACAAACTGCTCTTTGATCCTAACCTTACAGGCGTGGTGTTTTCCAGCGAGAAAAAG ATCAATGGAAATCTAACAAATACCGGAAATGACATCACGCTGTTTGTCGATGACGTCATAGTGCCGCTTATCAACGCCACTTCCGGTCCGTTACAGTACGTGTATCACCTGCACCATATAAAGCTTCACTTCGGCCACGACGAAGCCAGTGGGTCAGAACATACTGTCAACGGACAGGCCTTTCCCGCCGAG ATTCAGCTCTACATGTTCAATGCAGACCTTTATGCAAACTATACCCAAGCTATGTCATCACCCAATGGCTTAGTCGCAGTCTCCATATTTTTAGAG GTTGGCAAAATTGGAAACGAAGCGTATACAATGATATCAAATGCTCTGACCCATATACCAACAAAAG GACAGCAACATCGCGTTCATGGTCTACCGTTGTCGGTCCTCCTCCCCCAAACAAAGGAGTACATCACATATGAGGGGTCCCTCACCCAACCCCAGTGCCAAGAAACGGTGACTTGGGTCATCTTCAACAAGCCAATCTATATCACTGAGCAGCAG TTGACACAACTTCGCAATGTGAATAAAGAAGGTGGGAGCCATCTTCTAATATTTGGAAACATCCGTCCGTCCCAGCCGATGTATAATAGACTCGTCAGGACAAACATTAACTTTCGACCTAAG actAAAGTTTGCTCAATGGTAAAGGAAGTATTTTATGAAG tTAACACAGTCCAGACACGGTCGGGCAGATGA